A part of Legionella sainthelensi genomic DNA contains:
- the ttcA gene encoding tRNA 2-thiocytidine(32) synthetase TtcA: MSNPSQIEKKLLHYTGKAIADFNMIQRGDRVMVCLSGGKDSFTLLTILNQLRRRSGNKFELFSFTLDQAQPGWNDSALRQWLKERSIPHEILTRDTYSIVKEKIPEGKTYCSLCSRLRRGIIYRYAEENGFNKIALGHHRDDLVRTLMMSILYNGDIRSMPPKLLSDNKKHIVIRPLCYVQEKDIITYAQEQAYPIIPCNLCGSQENLMRKKVARVIDQLAEENPKVPSNILHALQSIKPSQLMDQNMWNFRNLEHELIINQVTNASEVFSSEEFDTVDE, encoded by the coding sequence ATGTCCAATCCTTCTCAAATTGAAAAAAAATTGCTTCATTACACAGGTAAAGCCATTGCAGATTTTAATATGATCCAACGAGGCGATCGGGTTATGGTTTGTCTATCAGGGGGCAAAGACTCTTTTACCTTACTTACCATTCTCAATCAATTGCGTCGTCGTTCAGGTAATAAATTTGAACTTTTCTCGTTTACTCTCGATCAAGCACAACCTGGCTGGAATGATTCAGCGTTACGTCAATGGCTTAAAGAACGTTCGATTCCGCATGAAATCTTGACTCGTGATACCTACAGCATCGTTAAAGAAAAAATCCCCGAAGGCAAAACCTATTGTTCTTTGTGTTCGCGACTACGACGGGGCATTATTTATCGTTATGCGGAAGAAAATGGTTTTAACAAAATTGCTCTCGGCCATCATCGAGATGATTTGGTACGAACCTTAATGATGTCCATTTTATATAATGGCGATATTCGATCTATGCCGCCTAAATTACTCAGTGATAACAAAAAACACATTGTCATTCGCCCTTTATGCTACGTCCAAGAAAAAGACATCATTACGTATGCACAAGAACAAGCGTATCCTATTATTCCATGCAATCTTTGCGGTTCCCAAGAAAATTTAATGCGTAAAAAAGTAGCTCGAGTAATTGATCAACTTGCGGAAGAAAACCCCAAAGTTCCTAGTAACATCCTTCATGCCCTACAAAGCATCAAACCGAGTCAGCTTATGGACCAAAATATGTGGAATTTTAGAAATCTGGAACATGAATTAATAATTAATCAGGTAACTAACGCCAGTGAAGTTTTCAGCTCAGAAGAATTTGACACTGTAGATGAATAG
- a CDS encoding glycine C-acetyltransferase has translation MREQFIDFLQTEIETLKSEGLYKSERVISSQQQAAVTVNHKEVINLCANNYLGLANDPELITEGQKALAQYGYGMASVRFICGTQTPHKQLEQKVSQFLNKEDTILYSSCFDANTGLFETLLGEDDAIISDALNHASIIDGVRLCKAARYRYANNDMKALEEQLIAAKNARFRLIATDGVFSMDGILANLPAICELADKYNAMVMVDDSHAVGFMGETGRGTPEHFGVSERIDIITGTLGKALGGASGGYTAAHKTIVEWLRQRSRPYLFSNTLAPVIAHTSCIVLDNLMKNNHWAEKLKRNSQYFREAMTRLGFKLIPGEHPIIPVMLGDASLAGRIANRLLELGIYVVGFSYPVVPKGLARIRTQMSAAHELHHLDKAIAAFETVGKEFSVI, from the coding sequence GTGCGTGAGCAATTTATTGACTTTTTGCAAACAGAAATAGAAACACTTAAGAGTGAGGGTTTATATAAGTCCGAACGGGTTATTTCCAGTCAACAACAAGCTGCTGTCACAGTAAATCACAAAGAAGTAATAAATCTTTGCGCTAATAACTATTTAGGTTTGGCGAATGATCCAGAATTAATTACCGAAGGACAAAAGGCATTAGCTCAGTATGGTTATGGCATGGCATCAGTGCGTTTTATTTGTGGAACACAAACTCCTCACAAGCAGCTTGAGCAGAAAGTCAGTCAATTTTTAAATAAAGAAGATACGATACTCTATTCTTCATGCTTTGATGCCAATACAGGTCTTTTTGAGACTTTGTTAGGAGAGGATGATGCTATTATCAGTGATGCATTGAATCATGCCAGTATTATTGATGGTGTACGCTTATGTAAAGCTGCACGTTATCGATATGCCAATAATGATATGAAGGCATTAGAAGAGCAATTAATTGCCGCCAAAAATGCACGATTTCGATTGATTGCGACAGATGGTGTTTTTTCTATGGATGGAATTTTGGCAAATCTTCCCGCAATTTGTGAGTTAGCGGATAAATATAACGCTATGGTTATGGTTGATGATTCTCATGCAGTGGGTTTTATGGGAGAAACAGGTCGTGGAACTCCAGAGCATTTTGGAGTAAGTGAGCGAATTGATATCATCACCGGTACTCTAGGTAAAGCTTTAGGTGGAGCGTCAGGAGGTTATACGGCGGCGCATAAGACTATAGTAGAATGGCTGCGTCAGCGTTCTAGACCTTATTTATTTTCAAATACTTTAGCTCCTGTTATCGCACATACTTCTTGCATCGTTTTAGATAATTTAATGAAAAATAACCATTGGGCAGAAAAATTGAAACGTAACAGTCAATATTTCCGTGAAGCTATGACTCGTTTGGGTTTTAAACTTATTCCTGGAGAACACCCGATTATTCCTGTAATGCTGGGTGATGCGAGTTTGGCCGGGCGTATAGCGAATCGTTTATTAGAGTTGGGTATTTATGTAGTGGGTTTTTCATATCCAGTAGTTCCCAAAGGACTGGCTCGAATTCGCACGCAGATGTCTGCTGCTCATGAATTGCATCATTTGGATAAAGCAATTGCTGCATTTGAAACCGTAGGTAAGGAGTTTTCTGTTATTTAA
- the ettA gene encoding energy-dependent translational throttle protein EttA, whose product MSQYIFTMNRVSKIVENQRFILKDISLSFFPGAKIGVLGLNGSGKSTLLRIMAGVDTQYEGEARPQPGIKIGYLEQEPQLHLDKTVREVVEEGVKDMKDKLARFDEISMRFAEPMSDDEMNTLLGEQGELQNEIEAGGGWDLDRKLDVAADALRLPDWDAVVGKLSGGERRRVALCRLLLSNPDMLLLDEPTNHLDAESVAWLEHYLEGFPGTVVAITHDRYFLDNAAEWILELDRGEGIPYKGNYTSWLEQKEARLEMEQKQEDAHQRSLKAELEWVRTSPKGRHAKNKARLARFEEMNSKEFQKRNETNEIYIPPGERLGDLVLEGEKITKSFGDRILIDNFDFKLPKGGVLGIIGPNGAGKSTFLKMVTGQEEPDNGVIRIGETVQLAYVDQLRDELDPNKTVWQEISDGHDIMQVGSFQMPSRAYVGRFNFKGSDQQKKMSQLSGGERNRVHLAKLLKSGGNVLLLDEPSNDLDVETLRALEDAILNFPGCVIVISHDRWFLDRICTHLMAFEGDSQITFIEGNYSDYEVDRKRRLGDAADRPSRIKYRKLES is encoded by the coding sequence ATGTCACAATATATTTTTACCATGAATCGTGTGAGCAAGATTGTTGAAAATCAACGATTTATTTTAAAAGATATATCATTAAGTTTCTTCCCTGGCGCTAAAATTGGTGTTTTAGGTCTAAATGGCTCTGGTAAATCAACTCTATTGCGTATTATGGCGGGTGTTGATACACAATATGAAGGAGAAGCTAGGCCTCAACCAGGGATTAAAATTGGTTATCTTGAACAAGAACCACAACTTCATTTGGATAAAACGGTACGTGAGGTCGTTGAAGAAGGCGTAAAAGATATGAAAGATAAACTTGCGCGCTTTGATGAAATCAGTATGCGTTTTGCTGAACCAATGAGTGATGATGAAATGAATACTTTGCTAGGAGAGCAGGGTGAATTGCAAAATGAAATTGAAGCAGGTGGTGGTTGGGATCTAGATAGAAAGCTCGATGTTGCCGCTGATGCGCTACGACTACCCGATTGGGATGCGGTGGTTGGAAAATTATCAGGAGGGGAGCGGCGTCGCGTTGCCTTATGTCGTTTATTGCTTTCGAACCCTGATATGCTATTGCTTGATGAGCCAACAAACCATTTAGATGCAGAGTCTGTAGCTTGGTTAGAACATTATCTTGAAGGTTTTCCTGGCACCGTAGTAGCAATTACTCATGATAGATACTTCCTGGATAATGCTGCTGAATGGATTCTAGAGTTAGACCGAGGTGAAGGGATTCCGTATAAAGGCAACTATACTTCTTGGCTTGAACAAAAAGAAGCTCGTTTAGAGATGGAACAAAAACAAGAAGATGCACACCAACGTTCTCTTAAAGCAGAGCTGGAATGGGTACGCACTTCGCCTAAAGGACGACATGCTAAAAATAAAGCTCGTCTTGCTCGTTTTGAGGAAATGAACTCTAAGGAATTCCAAAAACGCAATGAAACCAATGAAATTTATATTCCTCCTGGTGAGCGATTGGGAGATCTTGTCCTTGAAGGAGAAAAAATTACTAAATCATTTGGTGATCGCATTTTAATCGATAATTTTGATTTCAAACTTCCGAAAGGAGGAGTCTTAGGCATTATTGGCCCAAATGGTGCAGGGAAATCAACCTTCTTAAAAATGGTTACGGGTCAAGAAGAACCTGATAATGGTGTTATTCGTATCGGAGAAACAGTGCAACTAGCATACGTAGATCAGTTACGTGATGAATTAGATCCTAACAAAACAGTATGGCAGGAAATATCCGATGGACACGATATTATGCAAGTGGGTAGTTTTCAAATGCCTTCGCGTGCCTACGTAGGACGTTTTAATTTCAAAGGTTCAGATCAGCAAAAAAAGATGTCACAACTTTCTGGAGGTGAGCGAAATCGTGTGCATTTGGCTAAGTTACTGAAAAGTGGTGGAAATGTATTGTTACTTGACGAGCCGAGCAATGATTTAGATGTTGAAACGTTACGTGCTTTGGAAGACGCGATTCTCAATTTTCCTGGTTGTGTTATTGTCATTTCCCACGATCGCTGGTTCTTGGATAGAATTTGCACCCATTTGATGGCTTTTGAAGGGGATTCGCAAATAACCTTTATTGAAGGAAATTACAGTGATTATGAAGTGGATAGAAAACGTCGTTTGGGTGATGCTGCGGATAGACCATCACGTATTAAATACAGAAAATTGGAATCATAA
- the tdh gene encoding L-threonine 3-dehydrogenase produces the protein MKSLVKAKKEPGIWMEEVAMPEYGVNDVLIKVKKTAICGTDIHIYSWDEWAQATIPVPMTVGHEFYGEIVAVGQEVRGLSVGQRVSGEGHITCGVCRNCRAGKRHLCRNTLGVGVNRPGCFAEYLSLPATNVIVLPDNITGEQASILDPFGNATHCALAFDVVGEDVLITGAGPIGIMAAAIVRHIGARHVVITDVNDYRLKLAQKMGVTRAVNIKYEKLSDVAAELGMIEGFDVGLEMSGNPMALNDMMKVMNHGGHVAMLGIPPQETPIDWNQVIFKGLVIKGIYGREMFETWYKMIAMLQSGLDISPVITHHFPIDDYQHAFQIMASGQSGKVILEW, from the coding sequence ATGAAATCATTAGTCAAAGCGAAAAAGGAACCTGGAATTTGGATGGAAGAAGTCGCTATGCCTGAATATGGCGTTAACGATGTATTAATTAAAGTGAAAAAAACAGCAATTTGCGGCACTGATATCCATATTTATTCCTGGGATGAATGGGCACAAGCAACTATTCCTGTGCCTATGACTGTAGGGCATGAATTTTATGGAGAAATCGTTGCTGTGGGCCAGGAAGTGCGAGGCCTGAGTGTTGGCCAAAGAGTTTCAGGAGAAGGTCATATCACTTGCGGCGTTTGTAGAAACTGTCGCGCAGGAAAACGGCATCTTTGTCGTAATACTTTGGGTGTTGGCGTAAATAGACCAGGTTGTTTTGCGGAGTATTTATCCTTACCTGCTACTAATGTTATTGTGCTTCCCGATAATATCACTGGCGAGCAGGCTTCAATTCTAGATCCTTTCGGTAATGCCACTCACTGTGCTTTAGCTTTTGATGTTGTTGGTGAGGATGTATTGATCACTGGCGCTGGACCTATTGGTATTATGGCCGCAGCTATAGTCAGACATATAGGTGCACGTCATGTAGTAATTACCGATGTGAATGATTACCGTTTAAAACTAGCACAAAAAATGGGTGTTACTCGCGCTGTAAACATCAAATATGAAAAACTTTCCGATGTAGCTGCTGAGTTAGGGATGATTGAGGGATTTGATGTAGGCCTTGAAATGTCAGGAAATCCTATGGCTTTAAATGACATGATGAAAGTAATGAATCATGGCGGGCATGTTGCAATGTTAGGCATTCCTCCCCAAGAAACACCTATTGATTGGAATCAGGTTATTTTCAAGGGGCTGGTCATTAAAGGAATTTATGGTCGTGAAATGTTTGAAACCTGGTATAAAATGATTGCTATGTTGCAAAGTGGTTTAGATATTTCACCAGTAATAACGCATCATTTTCCAATTGATGACTATCAACATGCGTTTCAAATTATGGCTTCAGGTCAGTCAGGTAAAGTAATTCTTGAATGGTAG
- a CDS encoding DotI/IcmL family type IV secretion protein, whose translation MKNTILWGALITLIGAQVQVHADVAQPASPSTPAPNTLASPQAQTPPVQSLPSVSSAQPVPPPVINCDYKIPPETKKIDQSLVITWSEKAVTQAFDFDPNKLDEQLQKLEACFTEQGWTGFNTALQKSGNLEAIKSQKLTVSSQVMGQAIVTEAKENQWKLNLPLQVVYQNDKEKVTQLLSIDVTIGRKITGDLGIIQMIAAPRNTEKSSNPNTPSTTPSSNSGTTPAPTTPAPTTPATTTSPTTNPASTSTGQPNLPTNSQ comes from the coding sequence ATGAAGAATACGATACTCTGGGGTGCTCTTATTACTTTAATTGGTGCTCAAGTACAAGTACACGCTGATGTTGCTCAACCAGCATCTCCATCAACACCAGCACCTAATACGCTTGCTAGTCCTCAGGCACAAACGCCTCCAGTACAGAGCCTGCCATCAGTAAGTTCGGCACAGCCTGTTCCACCTCCTGTTATCAATTGTGACTACAAAATTCCACCAGAAACAAAAAAAATTGACCAGTCACTTGTGATAACTTGGTCAGAAAAAGCGGTAACTCAAGCGTTTGACTTTGATCCCAATAAATTAGATGAACAATTACAAAAGCTAGAAGCATGTTTTACAGAACAAGGATGGACAGGTTTTAATACCGCACTCCAAAAATCAGGGAATCTGGAAGCCATCAAATCACAAAAACTTACTGTAAGTAGTCAGGTAATGGGGCAAGCTATTGTTACTGAGGCTAAAGAGAATCAATGGAAACTTAATTTACCGTTACAAGTTGTTTATCAAAATGATAAAGAAAAAGTAACCCAACTACTCAGTATTGATGTAACTATTGGTCGAAAAATAACTGGGGATTTGGGAATTATCCAAATGATTGCTGCGCCACGAAATACCGAAAAATCATCAAACCCAAATACACCAAGTACTACCCCAAGTAGCAACAGTGGAACAACTCCAGCTCCAACAACTCCAGCTCCAACAACTCCAGCTACAACAACTTCGCCCACAACAAATCCCGCATCAACTAGTACGGGGCAACCTAATTTACCAACAAACAGTCAATGA
- a CDS encoding L,D-transpeptidase: MNKLFGALLLCLGLTACVEYDESTLITDDAGYTHRTVHYTKDKRGRDYFPKKISATGERRFIFDPKASAWAAYDEEGNRLLTGGGSAGIDVCEENTNQSCRTVTGTFKVYNRRGFECRSGEYPVDTKGGAKMPYCTYFYQGYTIHAAYEVPEHPSSHGCVRIFPSAAKWLSENFFQIGTKVIVLAYPDENGVHKTQAS; encoded by the coding sequence ATGAATAAGTTGTTTGGGGCATTGTTACTATGCCTGGGATTAACAGCATGTGTTGAATATGATGAGTCCACTTTAATCACTGATGATGCAGGTTATACTCACAGAACGGTTCATTATACAAAAGATAAGCGCGGCCGTGATTATTTTCCCAAGAAAATTAGTGCAACTGGAGAAAGGCGATTTATTTTCGATCCTAAAGCTTCTGCATGGGCTGCATATGATGAAGAAGGAAATCGATTATTAACTGGTGGCGGTTCAGCTGGAATAGATGTTTGCGAGGAAAACACAAACCAATCCTGTAGAACAGTGACAGGAACGTTTAAGGTCTATAACAGAAGAGGATTTGAATGCCGTTCAGGTGAATATCCAGTAGATACAAAAGGTGGTGCAAAAATGCCTTATTGTACCTATTTTTATCAAGGATATACTATTCATGCGGCATATGAAGTCCCTGAACATCCATCAAGCCATGGGTGTGTACGTATTTTCCCAAGTGCGGCTAAATGGCTAAGTGAAAACTTTTTCCAAATTGGCACTAAGGTAATTGTTTTGGCTTATCCTGATGAAAATGGTGTTCATAAAACTCAAGCATCATAG
- a CDS encoding protein-L-isoaspartate O-methyltransferase family protein, whose product MSYQSARINMVKQQLRTGDVLNESILNLYEVILRHEFVPEQFTHFAYSDMQIPLNHGQRMLTPLEEGIILQALNLQGHETVLEVGTGSGFFTALLSKLSKKIISVDYYADFTVQAEKKLKAHHCNNVELITGDASQGWLEKAPYDVVIFTGGLEKITETEKLQILPGGKLFTILGKSPVLQGRLYELDHDENWHESLLFETNIPLLIDKSKPKEFVF is encoded by the coding sequence ATGAGTTATCAAAGCGCACGCATTAATATGGTCAAACAACAACTTCGAACTGGCGATGTTTTAAACGAATCCATACTTAATTTATATGAGGTAATACTCAGACATGAGTTCGTTCCTGAACAGTTCACCCATTTTGCTTATTCGGATATGCAAATTCCCCTGAATCATGGTCAACGAATGCTTACTCCTTTAGAGGAAGGAATAATTTTGCAAGCACTTAATCTCCAAGGCCATGAAACAGTTTTGGAAGTAGGTACCGGGAGTGGCTTCTTCACTGCCCTACTCAGTAAATTGTCTAAAAAGATAATTAGTGTTGACTATTATGCTGATTTTACAGTTCAAGCAGAAAAAAAATTAAAAGCCCATCATTGCAATAATGTAGAATTAATTACAGGCGATGCCAGCCAAGGCTGGTTAGAGAAAGCTCCTTATGATGTTGTCATCTTCACCGGTGGATTAGAAAAGATTACTGAAACGGAAAAACTACAAATTCTACCTGGCGGTAAGCTATTTACCATATTAGGCAAATCTCCTGTACTACAAGGCAGACTGTATGAACTCGACCATGATGAAAATTGGCATGAATCTTTACTTTTTGAAACAAATATTCCTTTATTGATCGACAAATCAAAACCAAAAGAGTTTGTATTTTAG
- a CDS encoding SDR family NAD(P)-dependent oxidoreductase, with protein sequence MFVITGGGSGIGKSLAFSLAKRDQSVLIVGRRESLLQETAAMSAKIHYLRADVSTSEGLESIRNYLLEVPHIDALINNAGTLNPLTPLREVELKDWQHALNTNLNSALFLTQKLYSKLINGRVLNIGSGAAYFPIRGWAAYCVSKAALSMLTQCWQLESEDIAFASVMPGIIDTHMQVVARSNANPDYERIDFYQSLKDKNCLISPDTVAEFLTWLLLDIDKKTYVSKEWDVYDTEHHPAWLKPPHQVLHWDF encoded by the coding sequence ATGTTTGTAATCACTGGCGGTGGAAGCGGGATTGGGAAGTCTTTAGCTTTTTCTTTGGCAAAACGTGATCAATCTGTTTTAATTGTTGGTCGTCGAGAGTCGTTGTTGCAAGAAACGGCAGCGATGTCAGCAAAAATTCACTATCTGCGTGCTGATGTTTCAACTTCTGAAGGACTTGAGTCTATTAGAAATTATTTACTTGAAGTTCCTCATATTGATGCTCTTATAAACAATGCGGGTACTTTAAATCCTTTAACTCCTTTAAGAGAAGTTGAACTGAAAGATTGGCAGCATGCTCTAAATACTAATTTGAATTCCGCTCTTTTTCTTACACAAAAACTCTACAGCAAACTAATTAACGGAAGAGTGCTTAATATTGGTTCAGGGGCAGCTTATTTTCCTATTAGAGGTTGGGCCGCTTATTGTGTTTCTAAGGCTGCTTTATCGATGCTTACTCAATGTTGGCAGCTAGAGTCTGAAGACATTGCGTTTGCAAGTGTTATGCCTGGAATAATCGATACTCATATGCAGGTGGTAGCTCGAAGTAACGCGAATCCGGATTATGAGCGCATCGACTTTTATCAGAGTTTGAAAGATAAAAATTGTTTGATTTCTCCAGATACTGTTGCTGAATTTTTGACGTGGCTTTTATTAGATATCGATAAGAAAACTTATGTCTCTAAGGAATGGGACGTATATGATACCGAGCATCATCCGGCTTGGCTTAAACCTCCTCATCAAGTTCTTCATTGGGATTTTTAA
- a CDS encoding TolC family outer membrane protein translates to MKKLLFCSLMTLGLLPQAFATDLMDIYHQALENDPLFKNAYDTYMANAEALPQARSALLPQVGITGQATRNFFHVNDGFFTIQDTYYNSRTWQVSASQAIFNFQAWSKVQQAKASVKAAQAIFNNAAQDLILRTAKAYFDSLYAQDTLNFAEAKKRANKRQYDQAQQRFQVGLDPITSVYEAKAAYDQSVATVIASRNNLVNQNENLRKLTNHVYDSIAPIRDGKIPLIKPEPNYADQWVDTGLKQNYKLLSAKYNLEVARENVKALSAGNWPVISVQGNTTETSNSLNTTSDNNPLLPVNQKQSSVGLALNFPVYQGGLVRSQTRQAKHNFQAASEQVEQAYREVVVNSRIAFNTITDGISKVKADRQSVISQKNSLDSTEAQFEIGTRTMVDVVNAQQRLFEAQNLLANDQYNLINAVLTLKYQAGTLNANDLELINSWLETTRVNGFPTTGNTK, encoded by the coding sequence ATGAAAAAATTGTTGTTCTGCTCTCTCATGACATTAGGTCTATTGCCGCAAGCATTTGCAACAGATCTGATGGATATCTATCATCAAGCTCTTGAAAATGATCCTCTATTCAAGAATGCCTATGATACTTACATGGCCAATGCAGAAGCTCTTCCGCAAGCGCGTTCAGCACTACTGCCTCAAGTTGGGATTACAGGTCAAGCAACTCGTAACTTTTTTCATGTGAATGATGGTTTTTTCACCATTCAAGACACTTATTATAACTCTAGAACATGGCAAGTTTCGGCATCACAAGCAATTTTCAATTTTCAAGCATGGTCAAAAGTACAACAAGCCAAAGCATCTGTAAAAGCAGCCCAAGCGATTTTTAATAATGCGGCTCAAGATTTGATTCTCAGAACTGCGAAGGCATATTTTGATTCACTCTATGCTCAGGACACACTCAATTTTGCTGAAGCAAAAAAAAGAGCAAACAAACGTCAATACGATCAAGCGCAACAACGTTTTCAAGTAGGGCTCGATCCTATTACCTCTGTTTATGAAGCAAAAGCAGCCTATGATCAATCGGTAGCTACCGTTATTGCTTCACGAAATAATCTAGTTAATCAAAATGAGAATTTAAGAAAACTTACCAACCATGTATACGATTCGATAGCGCCTATACGAGATGGTAAAATTCCATTAATAAAACCAGAACCCAATTATGCCGATCAATGGGTGGATACAGGACTGAAGCAAAATTATAAATTGTTGTCAGCCAAATACAATCTCGAAGTGGCACGTGAAAACGTAAAAGCTCTTTCTGCAGGCAATTGGCCTGTTATTTCAGTTCAAGGGAATACAACCGAAACATCAAATAGTTTAAATACTACAAGCGATAATAATCCCTTATTACCCGTAAACCAAAAACAATCATCTGTTGGGCTTGCTTTGAATTTTCCAGTATATCAAGGAGGTTTAGTCCGTTCTCAAACTCGCCAAGCAAAACACAATTTTCAAGCAGCAAGCGAGCAAGTCGAGCAGGCTTATCGAGAAGTAGTCGTAAACAGCCGTATTGCGTTTAATACAATCACCGATGGGATTAGTAAAGTCAAAGCGGACCGACAATCGGTTATTTCCCAGAAAAACTCATTAGACAGCACCGAAGCGCAGTTTGAAATAGGTACGCGTACGATGGTAGATGTAGTCAATGCCCAACAACGCTTATTTGAAGCTCAAAACTTACTGGCTAATGACCAATACAATTTAATTAATGCCGTTTTAACATTAAAATATCAGGCCGGAACATTAAATGCTAATGATCTGGAGCTAATAAATTCATGGTTAGAAACAACAAGGGTTAATGGATTCCCTACCACTGGAAACACCAAATAA
- the hutG gene encoding formimidoylglutamase, whose translation MFELLSNYHQPNSALWKGRKDTIKAERFFQKIIFPKQQTDLITKEKRTIFLGFASDAGVKRNQGRPGAKLGPDHIKTQLAKLPCSLDKEFWDLGNIVCEEDELETAQSQFAHLISFCHQQGHQTIALGGGHEIAWAHYQGLAPHYSKLGIINFDAHFDLRPHQKNQPGTSGTPFSQIAAYCTENNQSFNYCCLGIQKMGNTDSLFQQAHALNVQYLTAEEIYANSLAWHLAFLDDFMLNLDHIYLTICMDVLAEAFAPGVSAPQPLGLTPWQVLPLLKYIIQSGKVVSFDIAELSPPLDQEQKTVRLAALIIAELIHSI comes from the coding sequence ATGTTTGAACTTCTTTCCAATTATCACCAACCCAATTCTGCACTTTGGAAAGGCAGAAAAGATACAATAAAAGCAGAGCGATTTTTTCAAAAAATTATTTTTCCCAAACAACAAACGGATCTAATCACTAAAGAAAAAAGGACAATTTTCTTAGGGTTTGCCAGTGATGCCGGAGTTAAGCGAAATCAAGGAAGACCAGGAGCAAAGTTAGGCCCTGATCACATAAAAACCCAACTGGCTAAATTACCTTGCTCTCTAGATAAGGAATTTTGGGATTTAGGAAACATTGTGTGTGAAGAAGATGAATTAGAAACTGCCCAGTCACAATTTGCACATTTGATCAGTTTTTGTCATCAACAAGGTCATCAAACCATTGCCTTAGGTGGAGGACATGAAATCGCATGGGCGCATTATCAAGGATTAGCACCTCATTACAGTAAATTAGGTATTATTAATTTTGACGCTCATTTCGATTTAAGGCCTCATCAGAAAAATCAGCCCGGCACATCAGGGACCCCTTTTTCACAAATTGCTGCTTATTGTACTGAAAACAACCAAAGCTTTAATTATTGCTGTCTTGGAATTCAAAAAATGGGGAATACGGATTCCTTGTTTCAACAAGCCCATGCACTGAATGTCCAGTACCTCACCGCCGAAGAAATTTATGCCAATAGTTTAGCTTGGCATTTAGCTTTTCTTGATGATTTCATGCTTAATCTGGATCATATATACCTAACTATATGCATGGATGTGTTAGCTGAAGCTTTTGCTCCCGGGGTGAGTGCCCCACAACCATTGGGACTTACTCCCTGGCAAGTTCTACCTCTCTTGAAATACATCATTCAAAGTGGCAAAGTAGTGAGTTTTGATATTGCTGAATTGTCGCCGCCGCTGGATCAAGAACAAAAAACTGTTAGACTAGCGGCTCTTATTATTGCAGAATTGATACATTCAATTTAA